In Opitutales bacterium, the following are encoded in one genomic region:
- a CDS encoding general secretion pathway protein GspK, which produces MSFVIIERIVSDIAYRGLHDYRVDLKREGYSGLQAALAVLAEYKELDGTITGPQQGWHNLIARADYQPSGSYRVRARVTDETGKIPLNSQDPQLFIALLKHMELPQTEAEELADKLLDWIDADDLERNFGAEDDEYERRDPAYRAANRPIRDLSELALIDGFDETFFDENGTPNGLYDQLLQHTTLHHSGKINIHTADRFLLEAIAAMDNTNLSGLFDYMSGPDGELNTTDDLSLADAQQSPVPDSELFRNLTTDEVAVIQIEVAVSRGDVGSTLNALVNVKETDSIPTPDGNISLPFKVLAVRENQQF; this is translated from the coding sequence ATGAGCTTTGTCATCATCGAGCGGATCGTCAGCGACATCGCGTATCGCGGCCTCCATGACTACCGTGTGGACCTGAAACGCGAAGGATACTCCGGCCTCCAAGCAGCTTTGGCAGTCTTGGCAGAATACAAGGAGCTCGACGGCACAATAACCGGCCCACAACAGGGCTGGCACAATCTTATCGCAAGAGCCGATTATCAACCCTCAGGAAGTTATCGTGTTCGTGCGCGCGTTACTGATGAAACCGGTAAGATCCCTCTTAACAGCCAAGACCCACAGCTGTTTATCGCACTACTAAAACACATGGAATTGCCACAAACTGAGGCAGAGGAACTGGCGGATAAGCTACTCGACTGGATCGATGCGGACGACCTAGAACGTAATTTTGGAGCGGAAGATGATGAGTATGAGCGTCGCGACCCTGCCTACCGTGCTGCCAACCGACCTATTCGCGATCTATCCGAGTTAGCTCTGATCGATGGCTTCGATGAGACATTCTTTGACGAAAACGGCACTCCAAACGGGCTTTACGACCAATTACTCCAGCACACGACCCTGCATCACTCAGGCAAAATTAATATCCATACAGCCGACAGATTCCTACTCGAAGCGATTGCAGCGATGGATAATACCAACCTATCGGGCCTGTTCGATTATATGTCCGGACCTGATGGCGAGCTCAATACCACCGACGATCTGTCGCTTGCCGATGCACAGCAGAGTCCGGTTCCCGATAGTGAGCTCTTTCGCAACCTAACCACCGACGAAGTCGCAGTCATTCAAATCGAAGTTGCAGTGAGTCGTGGCGATGTCGGGTCTACTCTAAATGCGCTCGTCAACGTCAAAGAAACCGACTCAATCCCTACCCCAGATGGTAATATTTCCCTGCCTTTCAAGGTCTTGGCGGTCCGCGAAAACCAACAATTTTGA
- a CDS encoding prepilin-type N-terminal cleavage/methylation domain-containing protein yields the protein MRNSPGTVQALNCETQPPVHTQVKGVRSRTSIPQPGFTFIEVLLAIAISAMILAALSAFTVSMGQLYARETFLNARDEHVAGVRSFLRQSLTEAESARENQSIAWTALPGQNENERRFLRFYLSQPTPLLNYGSTYPAGIDCYLDLRDPREFDLYWRPDLLPADEITSADPGFLKFRLSDFLEKVEYLTFITDEERWERQPEPEENDGGQPVLPDYIVFSFKMLDESLKSIRIPLPARNQHPLLP from the coding sequence ATGCGAAATTCCCCGGGAACAGTTCAAGCACTCAACTGCGAAACTCAGCCGCCTGTTCATACCCAGGTCAAAGGTGTGCGATCAAGGACTTCTATTCCACAGCCGGGCTTCACCTTCATCGAAGTGCTACTCGCCATAGCGATCTCGGCGATGATCCTTGCAGCTTTATCAGCCTTCACGGTTTCAATGGGTCAGCTCTATGCGCGCGAGACTTTCCTCAATGCCCGAGACGAACATGTCGCCGGTGTGCGCAGTTTCTTGCGGCAGTCGCTTACCGAAGCTGAATCAGCAAGAGAGAACCAGTCTATCGCATGGACCGCACTACCAGGCCAGAACGAGAACGAACGCCGGTTCCTACGTTTTTATCTCAGCCAGCCTACTCCGCTGCTTAACTACGGATCGACCTATCCTGCAGGGATTGACTGTTACCTCGACTTACGTGATCCGCGTGAGTTCGACCTTTACTGGCGACCCGATTTGTTACCAGCAGATGAAATTACATCCGCAGACCCTGGGTTTTTGAAATTTCGCCTGTCCGACTTCCTGGAGAAGGTCGAATACCTCACGTTCATAACCGATGAAGAACGTTGGGAGCGACAGCCAGAACCCGAAGAAAACGATGGGGGCCAACCTGTGCTCCCCGATTATATTGTGTTCTCGTTCAAAATGTTGGATGAATCGCTAAAGAGCATTCGCATACCGCTACCCGCGAGAAATCAACACCCCTTGCTCCCATGA
- a CDS encoding prepilin-type N-terminal cleavage/methylation domain-containing protein, giving the protein MRTVGFSLFEVLLALAILGIAIAALAQALVNSVVAVKSLESADILYSDIEFTLRQALLVTDREQFIDGGNVRLPDDTDAVWSAEIEDTRTLDLFKVRFQVALPRTEERPEFEDSFTFYLQRSGWMEAIDRASLLTEKKEAREAERFSFR; this is encoded by the coding sequence ATGCGCACTGTCGGCTTTTCCCTTTTCGAAGTATTGCTCGCTCTGGCGATCCTTGGCATTGCCATCGCAGCGCTCGCCCAGGCCTTGGTAAACAGCGTCGTCGCGGTCAAATCCCTTGAATCAGCCGACATCCTCTATAGCGACATAGAATTCACACTGCGCCAAGCATTGCTAGTCACGGATCGAGAGCAATTTATTGATGGAGGTAATGTCCGCCTGCCCGATGACACCGACGCTGTTTGGAGTGCAGAAATCGAAGACACACGGACCCTAGACCTCTTCAAGGTCCGCTTCCAAGTCGCGCTTCCCAGGACGGAAGAACGACCCGAATTTGAGGACAGCTTCACCTTCTATCTCCAACGCAGTGGCTGGATGGAGGCCATAGATCGAGCATCACTCCTCACTGAAAAGAAGGAAGCACGCGAAGCCGAGCGTTTCAGTTTTCGTTAA
- a CDS encoding type II secretion system protein: MAMPRGFTLVEILLVFALVGIAIALTLMSFSTFDADWESEPPEKLLIRAVKSARLAAIKQRDWTYLRYDATEQAFIIENKSGSSLDVVALDRPISADRDNLQIIFQKRAAETIGSFPVRLDFGETVFNRIAFSPQRVSAPFSARILDGDIDLTIEIDAFSALPKEPLPN, from the coding sequence TTGGCTATGCCACGCGGCTTTACTCTCGTTGAGATTCTGCTGGTCTTCGCGCTGGTGGGCATCGCTATCGCGTTGACACTGATGAGTTTTAGTACTTTCGATGCCGACTGGGAAAGCGAGCCTCCAGAAAAGCTCCTCATCCGAGCTGTTAAGTCCGCGCGTCTCGCAGCCATCAAACAACGGGATTGGACTTATCTTCGTTATGACGCCACTGAGCAGGCATTCATCATTGAGAATAAATCGGGAAGCAGCTTGGACGTAGTTGCGCTCGACCGTCCCATCTCAGCAGATAGGGACAACCTACAGATTATTTTTCAGAAGCGCGCAGCAGAGACAATCGGAAGCTTCCCAGTGCGTCTCGATTTCGGCGAAACCGTATTCAACCGTATCGCATTCAGCCCACAGCGAGTCAGCGCCCCTTTCTCCGCGCGCATACTCGACGGCGACATCGATCTCACAATTGAGATAGATGCATTTTCCGCCCTACCCAAAGAGCCTCTGCCGAACTAA
- the gspG gene encoding type II secretion system major pseudopilin GspG codes for MNSLNSSHLKFNRKRGFTLVEIVLVLALIGILLGVLLQNTGNILGTSKEDGAKIWVDATVSVPLVRYNKDIGNYPSTEDGLKALVTAPSGKEGRWRGPYLDKIPEDPFGNPYQYAFPGKQNARSYDVWSMGADGKSGTADDIGNWSTE; via the coding sequence ATGAACTCCTTAAATTCCTCTCATTTAAAATTTAACAGAAAGCGCGGCTTCACTCTCGTAGAAATCGTTTTGGTCCTCGCTCTCATCGGAATCCTTCTCGGTGTATTGCTCCAAAACACCGGTAACATCTTGGGAACCAGTAAAGAAGATGGAGCCAAAATATGGGTGGATGCCACAGTCTCTGTGCCGCTTGTGCGTTATAACAAGGATATCGGAAATTATCCCAGCACGGAAGACGGCCTAAAGGCTTTGGTAACAGCCCCATCAGGAAAAGAAGGCCGTTGGCGCGGTCCCTATCTCGACAAAATTCCTGAAGACCCATTTGGCAACCCCTACCAATACGCCTTTCCAGGAAAGCAAAATGCTCGCAGCTACGATGTCTGGTCCATGGGAGCCGATGGTAAGTCAGGCACAGCTGACGATATAGGCAACTGGAGCACCGAATAG
- a CDS encoding DNA polymerase III subunit gamma/tau, translated as MKSANALPLKIEDSRAFKVLDRARASQRLGQALLLYGESLQTLEATALTVAHDLLGGNPGQTALDHPDCFTLRAANKMRQINAADTRELIRNLQHSSNQGGAKVALVYEAERMHTSSANAFLKTLEEPPAGTYIFLLSVRPYDLLDTIRSRCQFFRVPTQEPAVNSEEWQHWLEQYGNWIQGVVELNARDNDAVTRATLGVYSLVYQFEGILSSLASTAWQQQEDQLDTDTLTSEQLAAMETGTHKALRQKLLKEIEIQTRTTGYSLLDTYPQKMTALHRSVSALEHATGLLEVNLKETTALETFLLQSLRFWTAN; from the coding sequence ATGAAATCTGCCAACGCTTTGCCTCTCAAGATTGAAGATTCTCGCGCGTTCAAGGTATTAGACCGCGCGCGAGCTTCGCAACGCCTCGGACAGGCACTACTACTCTATGGAGAGAGCCTGCAGACACTCGAGGCTACTGCCCTTACGGTGGCGCACGATCTTCTCGGTGGAAATCCTGGGCAAACTGCTCTCGATCATCCCGACTGCTTCACACTGCGTGCCGCAAACAAAATGCGACAAATTAATGCCGCAGACACACGCGAACTGATCCGCAACCTGCAACATTCATCCAACCAAGGAGGAGCGAAAGTGGCCCTTGTTTACGAGGCAGAGCGCATGCACACGTCGAGTGCTAACGCTTTTCTGAAGACCCTCGAAGAGCCCCCGGCAGGCACCTACATCTTTCTCCTGAGTGTGCGCCCCTACGATTTGTTAGACACCATACGAAGTAGATGCCAGTTCTTCCGTGTTCCCACTCAAGAACCGGCTGTAAATTCTGAGGAATGGCAGCACTGGTTAGAGCAATATGGCAATTGGATCCAAGGCGTCGTCGAGCTCAATGCCCGCGATAACGATGCGGTCACCCGAGCCACTCTGGGCGTTTATAGTCTAGTTTATCAGTTTGAGGGCATCCTCAGCTCTCTGGCTAGCACAGCTTGGCAACAACAAGAGGACCAATTGGATACAGACACCCTCACCTCCGAGCAACTTGCTGCTATGGAAACCGGCACACACAAGGCCCTGCGTCAGAAACTCTTGAAAGAAATCGAGATCCAAACCCGCACAACTGGCTACAGCCTACTGGATACTTATCCTCAAAAAATGACCGCTCTCCACCGCTCAGTGTCCGCCCTTGAGCACGCGACTGGGTTGCTCGAAGTGAATTTAAAGGAAACAACCGCACTCGAGACGTTTCTTCTCCAATCACTTCGCTTCTGGACTGCGAATTAA
- a CDS encoding dTMP kinase, with the protein MSTEIEDSASRGIFISFEGAEGSGKSTQISRIARLFEKSGEETIVTREPGGTEIGEEIRHLLKHSVIGRNMCSETELLLFAAARAQLVRETILPALEDGKTILSDRFLDSTTVYQGVARQLSEDPVKVINEFAVGSIVPDLTIILDVPPEVSIRRVRTRKTDMPDRMEEESIEFYKLVREGYLVLSKEIPERFVVFDGTMGEDAVEAAIWDEICQRFASQD; encoded by the coding sequence ATGTCTACTGAAATCGAAGACTCAGCATCACGCGGAATATTCATATCGTTCGAGGGCGCCGAAGGCTCCGGAAAATCGACCCAAATTAGTCGGATAGCCAGGCTCTTTGAGAAGTCTGGAGAGGAAACGATCGTCACCCGAGAGCCAGGCGGCACGGAGATCGGAGAGGAGATCCGCCACCTCCTCAAACACAGCGTTATCGGACGCAACATGTGCTCGGAAACTGAGCTTCTTTTGTTCGCAGCAGCACGCGCCCAACTCGTCCGCGAAACAATTCTCCCCGCCCTTGAGGACGGAAAAACGATTCTGAGTGACCGCTTTCTCGACTCGACCACAGTGTATCAGGGAGTGGCACGGCAGCTTTCTGAGGATCCGGTAAAGGTAATCAATGAATTTGCTGTGGGCAGTATCGTTCCGGACCTAACCATCATCCTAGACGTCCCGCCAGAAGTAAGTATCCGCCGAGTCCGGACGCGGAAAACCGACATGCCAGACCGCATGGAGGAAGAAAGTATCGAATTCTACAAGCTAGTCCGCGAAGGCTATCTGGTGCTATCCAAAGAAATACCTGAGCGCTTTGTTGTTTTCGACGGCACGATGGGTGAAGACGCAGTCGAAGCTGCGATCTGGGATGAAATCTGCCAACGCTTTGCCTCTCAAGATTGA
- a CDS encoding glucose-6-phosphate isomerase translates to MTWERFQKEYHYNSKLDFAIDTSRMDYPDGFFQQIEPLWKKAIADMSALEKGAIANPDEGRQVGHYWLRDAALAPDNETANDITSTLERIKDLAARVHSGDLSGSAGPFAQILVIGIGGSALGPQFVEQALGHPATDKLGVYFFDNTDPDGIDLTLSRLQGKLGNTLSLVISKSGGTPETRNGMLEAQAAYTAAGLDFSKHAIAITGTGSKLDNVAESEGWIERFPMWDWVGGRTSELGPVGLIPAALQGVDIDGLLDGAQAMDTVTRTPELTDNPAGLMAAMWYHATDGKGAKDMVILPYKDRLMLFSKYLQQLVMESLGKEKDLDGNVVNQGIAVYGNKGSTDQHAYVQQLREGVANFYAVFIEVLKDRAGESIEVDPGIRSGDYLHGFLLGTRDALYETGRQSITLTITEVNAFTVGMLIALFERAVGYYASFVNINAYHQPGVEAGKKAAASVLDIQQNVMKHLPISKDEAIPAEEIAKSADLTDNCEIIFKILNRLAQNPYSGVTDAKNKSPQDTKFYRKR, encoded by the coding sequence ATGACCTGGGAACGCTTCCAAAAGGAGTATCACTACAACAGCAAACTCGATTTCGCCATCGACACGTCTCGGATGGACTACCCGGATGGCTTCTTCCAGCAAATTGAACCTCTCTGGAAGAAGGCAATAGCCGACATGTCCGCACTCGAAAAGGGCGCCATCGCTAATCCTGATGAAGGCCGTCAAGTCGGCCATTACTGGCTCCGCGATGCTGCACTCGCGCCAGATAACGAGACTGCAAATGACATTACCTCGACCCTCGAGCGCATCAAAGATCTCGCAGCGCGTGTCCACTCTGGAGACTTATCTGGTTCTGCAGGACCCTTTGCTCAAATTCTCGTTATAGGAATTGGAGGATCGGCTCTCGGGCCACAGTTCGTCGAACAAGCTCTCGGTCACCCAGCAACCGATAAGTTAGGCGTGTATTTCTTCGATAACACAGATCCTGACGGCATAGATCTAACGCTTTCGCGCCTCCAGGGAAAACTGGGCAATACCCTCTCTTTGGTTATATCGAAGTCTGGAGGCACTCCGGAAACGCGCAATGGCATGCTTGAAGCGCAGGCTGCGTATACTGCCGCCGGGTTGGATTTTTCTAAGCATGCCATCGCTATTACTGGCACCGGTTCAAAGCTCGACAATGTAGCCGAGTCTGAAGGATGGATCGAGCGCTTCCCGATGTGGGACTGGGTCGGTGGCCGCACGTCAGAACTCGGGCCTGTTGGACTCATTCCAGCAGCGTTGCAGGGTGTCGATATCGACGGCCTTCTCGATGGTGCACAAGCGATGGACACCGTAACACGCACCCCTGAGCTCACCGACAACCCGGCTGGCCTGATGGCTGCGATGTGGTATCACGCCACAGATGGCAAGGGTGCCAAAGACATGGTGATTCTCCCGTATAAGGATCGCCTCATGCTCTTTTCCAAATACCTCCAGCAATTGGTTATGGAGTCACTTGGCAAGGAGAAGGACCTGGACGGTAACGTCGTTAACCAGGGGATCGCAGTCTATGGCAATAAAGGCTCAACGGACCAGCATGCCTACGTTCAACAGCTCAGGGAAGGCGTTGCCAATTTCTACGCCGTGTTCATCGAAGTTTTGAAAGACCGCGCGGGTGAGAGCATCGAAGTAGACCCTGGCATCCGATCCGGAGACTATCTCCATGGTTTTCTTTTGGGCACACGTGACGCACTCTATGAAACCGGCCGTCAGTCTATCACGCTCACCATTACGGAGGTGAATGCCTTTACTGTGGGCATGCTAATTGCCCTATTTGAACGGGCTGTAGGATATTATGCATCGTTCGTAAACATTAATGCTTACCACCAACCAGGTGTAGAAGCCGGCAAAAAAGCAGCCGCATCGGTCCTCGATATTCAACAAAACGTTATGAAACATCTCCCGATATCAAAGGATGAGGCCATTCCAGCAGAGGAAATAGCCAAATCAGCCGACCTTACAGATAATTGTGAAATTATTTTCAAAATATTGAACAGATTAGCACAAAATCCGTATAGTGGGGTAACAGACGCGAAAAATAAATCTCCTCAAGACACGAAGTTTTACAGAAAACGGTAA
- the ilvD gene encoding dihydroxy-acid dehydratase → MSNVSTTDPKRPYSSIVVDGNDRAPARSMLRATGFTDEDFKKPQVAVASTWSDLTPCNMHIKDLAEHARTGIEAGGGKPITFGTITVSDGISMGTKGMRYSLVSREVIADSIETVVAAEGFDGLVAIGGCDKNMPGCMIAIARLNRPSVFVYGGTILPGFHKEKAVDIVSIFEAVGQHARGDIDDAELKEVEENCIPGAGSCGGMYTANSMASTIEALGMSLPGSSAQLAVSKDKRADCEKAGAAVVAQIEKGIRPRDILTKKAFENAITVGIALGGSTNIVLHLLAIAHAAEVDITIDAFKEIGERIPLMCDVKPFGRYNMSHLIRIGGIRPLMKDLLDRGLLHGDCLTCTGQTLAESLADVQPYPTFPSEQDMVHPFEKPIKSSSHLRILSGNLAPTGAVGKITGKEGLYFKGTAKVYEGEEDALHGILRGDVVSGDVVVIRNEGPVGGPGMREMLSPTSAVAGRGLIKEVALITDGRFSGGSHGFDVGHITPEAANGGPIGIVKSGDTIEIDAVKNTISLLISDEEYIARMDAYTGKGSPEKRGILAKYAKTVASASEGAVTDKHL, encoded by the coding sequence ATAAGTAACGTGAGTACCACAGATCCCAAGCGCCCCTATTCTTCAATTGTCGTTGATGGTAACGATCGAGCCCCTGCTCGTTCAATGCTCCGCGCGACTGGTTTTACCGACGAAGACTTTAAAAAACCTCAAGTAGCCGTCGCAAGCACATGGAGCGACCTCACTCCGTGCAATATGCACATCAAAGATTTAGCCGAGCACGCCCGAACTGGCATTGAGGCAGGCGGCGGGAAACCCATTACTTTCGGAACGATCACGGTGAGTGATGGTATCTCGATGGGAACGAAGGGCATGCGCTACAGCTTGGTTTCTCGAGAAGTGATTGCCGATTCAATCGAGACCGTCGTGGCCGCTGAAGGGTTTGACGGGTTGGTGGCGATTGGCGGTTGTGACAAAAACATGCCCGGCTGCATGATCGCTATTGCCCGGCTCAATCGACCTTCGGTTTTTGTCTATGGCGGGACAATCCTACCGGGATTCCACAAAGAAAAGGCCGTCGATATCGTATCGATTTTCGAGGCTGTCGGTCAGCATGCACGCGGCGACATCGACGACGCTGAACTCAAAGAAGTAGAAGAAAACTGCATCCCTGGAGCTGGATCCTGCGGGGGCATGTATACAGCAAACTCCATGGCGAGCACCATCGAAGCACTGGGCATGTCCCTACCCGGTAGCAGCGCGCAGCTTGCCGTCTCTAAAGACAAACGCGCCGACTGCGAAAAAGCGGGTGCAGCGGTCGTAGCTCAGATCGAGAAAGGCATCCGCCCACGCGATATTCTCACGAAGAAAGCCTTTGAGAACGCCATTACCGTCGGCATCGCATTGGGTGGTTCAACAAATATCGTCCTCCACCTACTGGCCATTGCTCATGCTGCAGAAGTCGACATCACCATTGATGCGTTTAAAGAGATTGGTGAACGCATACCACTCATGTGTGACGTAAAGCCCTTTGGTCGCTACAACATGAGCCACCTCATCCGCATTGGAGGCATCCGCCCGTTGATGAAAGACTTACTCGATCGTGGATTGCTTCACGGAGACTGTCTCACCTGCACCGGACAAACACTCGCTGAGTCCCTAGCCGATGTGCAGCCTTACCCTACATTTCCGTCAGAGCAGGACATGGTACATCCGTTTGAGAAACCAATTAAGTCGAGTTCACACCTAAGGATTTTGTCTGGCAACCTCGCCCCCACTGGAGCCGTCGGTAAGATTACTGGCAAAGAAGGACTCTACTTCAAAGGCACTGCAAAGGTTTACGAGGGTGAGGAAGATGCTCTGCATGGCATCTTACGTGGCGATGTTGTTTCTGGTGATGTCGTCGTCATCCGCAATGAAGGACCCGTCGGTGGCCCCGGAATGCGAGAAATGCTCTCCCCCACCAGTGCTGTCGCTGGACGAGGCCTTATCAAAGAAGTTGCGCTCATTACCGATGGGCGCTTCTCCGGAGGCAGTCATGGCTTCGACGTTGGCCACATCACACCAGAGGCCGCCAACGGAGGTCCCATCGGAATCGTGAAAAGCGGCGACACCATTGAAATCGACGCCGTCAAAAACACGATTTCTCTGCTTATCTCTGACGAGGAGTACATAGCACGCATGGACGCCTACACCGGTAAGGGCAGCCCTGAAAAGCGAGGCATTTTGGCGAAATATGCCAAGACAGTCGCCTCGGCATCAGAAGGTGCTGTAACCGACAAGCATTTATAA
- the scpB gene encoding SMC-Scp complex subunit ScpB, translated as MDFNIQNLLQALLLSTSESLSVDRIQRVLARYHEERAEDAEQIDDDSPQVPTMLTGAQVRETIDAIRAKYLEDGSVFRVIEGPEGYRFAVAPDYSEWIRLLRDQPRPLKLSPAAMETLAIIAYRQPVTRSEMETIRGVSIDSALHRLLDLELILAVGRAELPGRPIQYGTTPKFLEFTGIKSLEELPASDVVSPGQLNEWIRAAQNPEKVTDNDVGLGI; from the coding sequence ATGGATTTTAACATCCAGAATCTGCTTCAGGCCCTGCTCTTGTCTACCTCGGAGTCTCTTTCCGTAGACCGTATTCAACGCGTGCTCGCGCGATACCATGAAGAGCGCGCGGAGGATGCTGAACAAATTGATGATGACTCTCCTCAGGTGCCAACGATGCTGACTGGAGCCCAGGTCAGGGAGACGATTGATGCGATCCGGGCTAAGTATTTAGAAGATGGTTCTGTTTTTCGTGTTATCGAGGGTCCCGAAGGCTATCGCTTTGCCGTTGCTCCAGACTATAGCGAGTGGATACGTCTATTGCGTGATCAACCCCGGCCTCTGAAGCTGAGCCCCGCCGCGATGGAAACATTGGCGATCATTGCGTATCGTCAGCCGGTGACGCGCTCTGAAATGGAGACCATCCGGGGTGTATCGATCGACAGTGCTTTGCACCGGCTTTTGGACCTGGAGTTAATCCTTGCAGTTGGGCGAGCCGAGCTTCCTGGACGACCCATCCAATATGGAACGACGCCTAAATTCCTCGAATTCACCGGGATCAAGTCTTTGGAGGAGTTGCCCGCGAGTGATGTGGTGTCACCCGGTCAACTTAACGAATGGATCCGCGCTGCGCAGAATCCGGAAAAGGTGACGGATAACGACGTGGGTTTAGGAATTTAG
- the surE gene encoding 5'/3'-nucleotidase SurE, whose product MTRPIALVTNDDSIVSPLLTPLVEMASTICDVYVVVPASEQSWIGRAFSRHHGIEVKRIDKFNVPTWTISGTPSDCANIGIHNLLPQKPDIVLSGINIGYNATSTFIYSSGTVAGALEGAFHSIPSIAFSKLLPEASYHSITESHRIEDSDVIAGIEIDRGYIPRLIESAMEAGPCFGRVWNVNFPEFTHQDSPFRYTQPAAVKPFSFFKVDADGHASFHFSTRDKEDLPEDSDIACIRRGAISVSALDFSHLSPAHPTDSSDPLNLHLLS is encoded by the coding sequence ATGACACGCCCCATCGCACTTGTTACAAACGACGATAGCATCGTCTCTCCGTTGCTTACGCCTCTCGTTGAAATGGCTTCGACAATATGTGATGTTTACGTAGTGGTCCCGGCTAGTGAACAGAGCTGGATCGGGCGGGCATTCTCGCGGCATCATGGGATTGAGGTAAAGCGTATAGACAAATTCAATGTCCCAACATGGACGATTTCAGGCACGCCTTCAGATTGCGCGAATATTGGCATCCACAATCTCCTGCCACAGAAACCCGACATCGTGCTTTCAGGCATAAACATTGGGTATAACGCGACCTCGACGTTCATTTATAGTTCGGGTACTGTCGCAGGAGCTCTTGAGGGTGCCTTCCATTCGATTCCATCCATTGCCTTCAGCAAATTGCTGCCCGAGGCTTCGTATCACTCTATAACAGAGTCACACCGCATTGAAGACTCAGATGTGATCGCAGGCATAGAGATAGACCGTGGATACATCCCACGACTGATCGAATCCGCTATGGAAGCGGGCCCATGTTTTGGTCGAGTGTGGAACGTGAATTTTCCCGAATTTACTCACCAAGATTCACCGTTTCGCTACACCCAGCCCGCTGCTGTGAAACCGTTTTCGTTTTTTAAGGTCGATGCTGATGGCCATGCTTCGTTCCATTTCAGCACACGCGACAAGGAAGATTTACCAGAAGACTCTGATATCGCCTGCATACGGCGCGGAGCAATCAGTGTTTCTGCTCTAGATTTTTCTCACCTCTCACCCGCTCATCCTACCGATTCATCTGATCCTCTAAACTTGCACCTGTTATCCTGA